The proteins below are encoded in one region of Juglans microcarpa x Juglans regia isolate MS1-56 chromosome 4D, Jm3101_v1.0, whole genome shotgun sequence:
- the LOC121260941 gene encoding ABC transporter B family member 4-like → MEKKNGLDGKTNIHEGAAALKRRVKVKKRPNMIGDAENLEKKGGGGRDHQNTKSVPFLKLFSFADSSDIFLMIVGTIGAVGNGLGLPLSTILFGQLINALQGDKDVVRVTSEICLKTLYLAAGIGAAGFLQVACWMVTGARQAARIRGVYLKTILRQDVAFFDKETNTGEVVGRMSGDTVLIQDAMGEKVGKFLQLVSTFIGGFIVAFLKGWLLTLLLLASVPLIVTSGGLMYIAISKTASRGQDAYANAANVVEQTISSIRTVASFTGEKQAVTNYKKFLVTAYKSGVQEGLVSGLGFALVTFVIYCCYAMAVWFGAKMVLHKGYTGGDVLNVMMSLLTGSVSLGQASPCISAFVAGKAAAYKMFETIERKPKIDAYNAKGKILDDIRGDIELRNVFFSYPTRPNLQIFSGFSFSIRSGTTAALVGQSGSGKSTVISLIERFYDPQAGKVLIDGIKLKDLQLNWIRGKIGLVSQEPVLFTCSIRDNIAYGKDGATTEEIRVAAELANAAKFIDGLPQGLETTVGAHGTQLSGGQKQRIAIARAILKDPRILLLDEATSALDVESERIVQEALDRIMVNRTTVIVAHRLSTVRNADMIAVIHRGKIVERGSHSELIKDLDGAYSQLIRLQEVNKESGEDHVDDKSIYEIPFESFGRPISPGQCKRSSFQKSLSWESSTNGSSHHSFSVTEYTSIPEVPIREKVPAESEEKFPWVSIWRLAYLNKPEIPIILLGVIAAIISGMLLPILGILLTKVIHSFYEEPTHLMIQDTSFWSKMFVILGVVSFLAIPARAYFLSVAGCKLIERIRLMCFDKLVRMEVGWFDEQEHSSGSLGAKLSADAAATRSLVGDALGQILQVIASVVAGLIIAFLTSWQLAFIVLSLIPLIGINEYLQVRSMKGFSADSKMIYEEASQVANDAVGSIRTVASFCAEDKVMHLYSRKCEGPRKEGIRQGLITGIGFGTSFVLLFLVYATCFYAGARFIEAEKATFSDVFLVFFALTFAATGVSQTSSMGPDTSKAKDAATSIFAILDQQSKIDPIDESGMTLDDLKGDIELRNVSFKYPCRPDVQILRDLSLAIHSSKTVALVGESGSGKSTVISLLQRFYDPDSGYITLDGIEIQKFQVKWLRQQMGLVSQEPVLFNDTIRANIAYGKEGNAIESEIIAVAELANAHSFISALPQGYDTIVGERGVQLSGGQKQRVAIARAMIKSPKILLLDEATSALDAESERVVQDSLDRVMVNRTTIVVAHRLSTIKNADVIAVVKDGAIVEEGEHETLIKMEDGFYTSLVTLHTSTS, encoded by the exons ATGGAGAAAAAGAATGGCTTGGATGGGAAAACAAATATACATGAGGGGGCTGCAGCACTAAAGAGAAGGGTAAAGGTAAAGAAAAGACCCAACATGATTGGTGATGCAGAAAACTTGGAGaagaaaggaggaggaggaagagatcATCAGAATACCAAAAGTGTTCCATTTCTCAAGCTGTTCTCATTTGCAGATTCTTCAGACATTTTCTTGATGATTGTTGGCACAATAGGCGCCGTTGGGAATGGTCTAGGCCTACCTCTTAGCACAATATTATTCGGCCAACTGATTAATGCTTTGCAGGGCGACAAAGATGTTGTTCGTGTGACTTCCGAG ATATGTCTTAAAACACTCTACCTTGCAGCTGGGATTGGTGCTGCAGGATTCCTCC AGGTGGCTTGCTGGATGGTCACAGGGGCGAGACAGGCTGCACGAATAAGGGGCGTGTATTTGAAGACCATTTTGAGACAAGATGTGGCTTTCTTTGACAAAGAAACAAACACCGGAGAGGTCGTTGGCAGAATGTCCGGTGACACTGTTCTCATACAAGATGCCATGGGTGAGAAG GTTGGGAAATTTCTGCAGCTGGTATCGACGTTCATCGGGGGCTTTATTGTAGCATTTTTAAAAGGATGGCTTCTAACCCTTTTGTTGTTAGCCTCGGTTCCTCTTATTGTGACATCGGGTGGTCTTATGTACATCGCTATATCCAAGACGGCATCTCGTGGACAGGATGCTTATGCAAATGCAGCAAATGTGGTTGAACAGACAATCAGCTCAATTAGGACA GTGGCATCGTTTACTGGGGAAAAGCAAGCTGTAACTAACTACAAAAAGTTCCTAGTAACGGCTTACAAATCTGGTGTTCAAGAAGGCCTGGTATCTGGATTAGGTTTTGCCCTGGTTACGTTTGTCATTTATTGTTGCTATGCTATGGCCGTATGGTTTGGAGCAAAGATGGTACTGCATAAAGGATACACTGGGGGTGATGTGCTGAATGTGATGATGTCTTTGTTGACTGGATCTGT ATCCCTAGGCCAAGCATCTCCCTGCATAAGTGCCTTTGTTGCCGGTAAAGCTGCGGCATATAAGATGTTTGAGACTATTGAGAGGAAACCAAAGATAGATGCTTATAACGCAAAGGGGAAAATTTTGGATGATATTCGTGGAGATATAGAgttgagaaatgtttttttcAGTTATCCAACCAGACCAAATCTACAAATATTCAGTGGTTTCTCTTTTTCTATCCGGAGTGGCACAACTGCAGCTTTGGTTGGACAAAGTGGAAGTGGGAAGTCAACAGTTATCAGTCTAATAGAGAGATTCTACGACCCACAAGCTGGTAAAGTTCTTATAGATGGAATTAAACTCAAAGACCTCCAACTTAATTGGATTAGGGGGAAAATTGGTCTTGTTAGCCAAGAACCTGTGTTGTTCACATGTAGCATAAGGGATAATATTGCATATGGAAAGGATGGTGCCACAACTGAAGAGATAAGAGTTGCTGCTGAACTTGCAAATGCTGCTAAATTTATCGATGGACTGCCTCAG GGACTAGAAACCACAGTTGGTGCTCACGGAACGCAGCTCTCTGGTGGTCAAAAGCAGAGAATTGCCATTGCAAGAGCAATTTTGAAGGACCCTCGAATTTTGCTTCTAGACGAAGCTACAAGTGCACTAGATGTGGAATCTGAGAGGATTGTGCAGGAGGCACTGGATAGGATCATGGTCAACCGAACTACTGTCATTGTTGCCCATCGTTTAAGCACAGTGAGGAATGCTGACATGATTGCAGTCATTCACAGAGGAAAGATAGTTGAAAGAG GCTCACACTCAGAACTAATCAAGGATCTTGATGGAGCGTACTCTCAGCTTATACGCTTGCAAGAAGTAAACAAGGAGTCTGGAGAAGATCATGTAGATGATAAAAGCATATATGAAATTCCTTTTGAATCGTTTGGACGGCCAATTAGTCCTGGACAGTGTAAAAGAAGTTCATTCCAAAAATCCCTAAGTTGGGAATCATCTACCAATGGTAGTAGCCACCATTCATTCTCAGTCACAGAATATACTTCCATCCCAGAAGTCCCGATCCGTGAGAAAGTGCCAGCAGAATCAGAAGAAAAATTTCCATGGGTTTCAATCTGGCGCCTTGCATACCTCAACAAGCCAGAGATTCCAATTATTCTTCTTGGGGTTATAGCTGCTATCATCAGTGGCATGTTACTTCCTATTCTTGGCATCCTGCTTACCAAGGTAATACACTCATTCTACGAAGAACCTACTCATCTGATGATACAGGATACATCGTTTTGGTCGAAAATGTTTGTGATCCTTGGTGTGGTATCATTTCTGGCAATTCCAGCACGAGCTTACTTCCTTTCTGTGGCCGGATGTAAGTTGATAGAACGTATTAGATTGATGTGTTTTGACAAATTGGTTCGCATGGAGGTTGGTTGGTTTGATGAGCAGGAGCACTCAAGTGGTTCCTTGGGAGCTAAGCTCTCAGCAGATGCTGCAGCAACGCGTTCGCTTGTTGGAGATGCACTTGGTCAGATACTTCAGGTTATTGCTTCAGTAGTTGCGGGCTTGATCATTGCATTTCTTACAAGTTGGCAGTTGGCATTTATTGTCCTTTCTTTGATCCCCCTGATCGGAATCAATGAATATCTTCAAGTCCGGTCCATGAAAGGATTCAGTGCAGATTCAAAG ATGATATATGAGGAAGCAAGCCAAGTTGCCAACGATGCAGTTGGGAGCATAAGAACAGTCGCTTCTTTCTGTGCCGAAGACAAGGTGATGCATCTATACAGTAGGAAATGTGAAGGCCCAAGAAAGGAAGGAATCAGACAAGGCTTGATCACTGGAATAGGATTTGGGACATCTTTTGTCTTGCTATTTCTTGTCTACGCTACCTGTTTCTATGCAGGAGCTCGATTCATTGAGGCTGAGAAAGCAACATTCTCAGATGTTTTCCTA GTTTTCTTTGCTTTGACTTTTGCAGCTACGGGAGTTTCTCAAACAAGCTCCATGGGTCCAGATACCAGCAAGGCCAAGGATGCTGCTACTTCCATATTTGCAATACTTGACCAACAGTCAAAGATAGATCCAATAGATGAGTCTGGCATGACTTTGGATGATCTGAAGGGAGACATTGAACTTCGCAATGTAAGCTTTAAATATCCATGCAGGCCAGATGTCCAGATTTTACGAGACCTCAGCTTGGCTATTCATTCTAGTAAG ACAGTTGCCTTAGTTGGAGAAAGTGGGAGTGGGAAATCTACAGTCATCTCCTTGTTACAAAGATTTTATGATCCTGATTCTGGTTATATTACTCTTGATGGAATTGAAATTCAGAAGTTTCAAGTGAAATGGTTGAGGCAGCAGATGGGTCTTGTGAGTCAAGAACCAGTTTTGTTCAATGACACTATCCGTGCCAACATTGCATACGGAAAGGAAGGAAATGCAATTGAGTCAGAAATTATAGCAGTAGCAGAGTTAGCAAATGCTCACAGCTTCATCAGTGCCTTACCACAG GGTTATGACACCATAGTAGGAGAACGTGGAGTCCAATTGTCTGGAGGGCAGAAACAACGCGTAGCCATTGCACGTGCTATGATCAAAAGTCCAAAGATATTGCTACTAGATGAAGCTACCAGTGCATTGGATGCTGAATCCGAAAGAGTAGTTCAAGATTCATTGGACAGAGTCATGGTTAACCGGACTACAATCGTGGTGGCTCATCGATTATCTACCATCAAGAATGCAGATGTAATCGCAGTTGTTAAAGATGGAGCTATAGTAGAGGAAGGAGAGCATGAGACTTTGATTAAAATGGAGGATGGCTTCTACACCTCCTTGGTTACACTCCACACAAGTACTAgcta